From one Pecten maximus chromosome 8, xPecMax1.1, whole genome shotgun sequence genomic stretch:
- the LOC117332179 gene encoding uncharacterized protein LOC117332179, whose protein sequence is MRIRPEINAESISSLAANISVFVVAAIVLGVSGDHSTSAFTTEDAVSFSYISYFILVTGGSCCIAFYLLVPEKKQTCDEASDQFNGCCYRSKAILPYGSTRASNLRRGSNMATLTVDNGKLSDRRRSLSGGSGQQMASRQTKTSQTLPPIKAEENRAKSPNSLSKTGHLIINVKKLTDSDKMANGGKGQGSENRGQGITVKTSLSGVDDNKKSNTQDSPGKSKVQLKASTDTDKSPTQTRKLDLKRTVNLAVNTTKVSTNLKTKQLLNPGDIKTGNRSPSPGVSGRKSSEVDTSQNESPWCCICPRKTVKVTGKSRSSRQTSVKIRTGKSTDNSKNSSRVSEKSESCCYCCRRQKDERSRTKVQGSDKKRECCPWFKGMCRKPKFFKSVIIHACSKLAFLIAQVYMPLYLTESLAMHKISTAIVPLVVYLAGFVATIVTRKINAKYGRKRTFAIGEGCVLGASVWLFFIPVETSGQVYATACLLGVGLSTLQVRSVAMMTDLTGSPVDTGAAVFGVNEKIIQAVAIILLQLLSPCRLDADSDDCKLFYRSIMLSMPGGSTFISFLVLSLAKIVGIDDEEQGLEVSDGNAIEISSSIAV, encoded by the exons TACATCTCCTACTTTATCCTGGTAACTGGTGGTTCCTGTTGTATTGCGTTCTACCTTCTGGTCCCGGAGAAAAAGCAAACATGTGACGAGGCGAGTGACCAATTCAACGGATGCTGTTACAGGTCAAAGGCCATTCTCCCATACGGCAGCACGAGGGCGAGTAATTTACGTAGAGGATCCAATATGGCGACGCTGACTGTGGACAATGGTAAACTGTCAGATAGAAGACGGTCACTTTCTGGTGGTTCGGGTCAGCAAATGGCCAGCAGACAAACAAAAACCTCACAAACTCTCCCGCCAATAAAGGCTGAAGAAAACAGGGCAAAGTCACCTAACAGTTTGTCGAAAACCGGACACCTcattataaatgttaaaaaattgaCTGACAGTGATAAAATGGCGAATGGAGGTAAAGGTCAAGGGTCAGAGAATAGAGGTCAAGGAATTACTGTGAAGACAAGTTTATCTGGAGTAGATGATAACAAAAAATCAAACACGCAGGATTCGCCAGGAAAAAGTAAGGTGCAATTGAAAGCTTCAACAGATACAGACAAATCTCCGACACAAACAAGAAAACTCGACCTTAAGAGAACAGTGAACCTCGCTGTTAACACTACGAAAGTAAGTACTAATTTAAAAACCAAACAGTTGCTGAATCCCGGAGACATCAAAACCGGAAATAGATCGCCTTCCCCGGGCGTTAGTGGGCGGAAATCAAGCGAGGTTGATACGTCACAAAATGAATCACCTTGGTGCTGTATTTGTCCTCGAAAAACTGTCAAGGTCACTGGCAAGTCAAGGTCATCTAGGCAGACGTCGGTCAAAATCAGGACGGGAAAATCAACAGACAATTCTAAAAATAGCTCAAGAGTTTCGGAAAAATCAGAATCATGCTGCTACTGTTGCAGACGACAAAAAGACGAAAGATCACGAACCAAAGTTCAAGGGTCAGACAAGAAACGGGAGTGTTGCCCATGGTTCAAAGGAATGTGTAGGAAACCAAAGTTCTTTAAG AGTGTCATTATCCACGCATGCTCAAAACTGGCGTTCCTCATAGCTCAGGTTTACATGCCGCTTTACCTTACCGAGTCTCTGGCAATGCACAAG ATTTCCACAGCCATAGTTCCCCTTGTCGTGTACCTAGCTGGATTTGTAGCCACAATAGTGACAAGAAAGATCAACGCCAAATATGGACGAAAG AGGACATTCGCCATAGGAGAAGGTTGTGTATTGGGTGCATCTGTCTGGCTTTTCTTCATTCCTGTTGAGACTAGCGGTCAAGTGTACGCCACAGCCTGTCTTCTAGGAGTGGGACTGTCTACATTACAGGTTCGATCTGTTGCTATGATGACCGATTTGACCGGATCTCCTGTC GATACAGGAGCGGCAGTGTTCGGTGTGAATGAGAAGATAATTCAGGCTGTAGCTATCATTCTGCTACAACTACTTAGTCCTTGCAG ACTTGACGCGGATTCAGATGACTGTAAGCTGTTCTATAGGAGCATCATGCTGTCAATGCCTGGAGGCTCGACCTTCATAAGCTTTCTTGTACTGTCTCTAGCCAAGATCGTCGGTATTGACGATGAGGAACAGGGAT TGGAAGTGTCTGACGGCAACGCTATAGAGATAAGCTCCAGTATCGCCGTGTGA